ACAATCCTATTGAAAATACAAAACCTATGAACTCTATTGCAGTTGTTAATTATTCTTCCAAAAAAGGAAGTGTTGAAATAAGAGAAGTACCTAAACCTATCATTGGCGAAGACGATGTGTTATTAGAAGTGGCAAACGTTGGTGTTTGTGGCAGTGATTTACACCAATGGACGGCAGACCATAGCTGGCATGTTAACTATCCGGTGGTTTTAGGACATGAATTTGGTGGGCATATCATAGAAGTAGGTAAAAGAGTGAAAGGCTGGGAAGAAGGAGCCCGAGTGGTAAGTGAAACCGCCGCCATTATCAATCCAACTAGCCCGCTATCCAGACAAGGCCTTTATAACCTAGACCCAGACCGAAAAGGTTTTGGCTATGGTGTAAATGGAGCCATGACAAAATATGTCAAAGTACCCGCTAGGTGCCTACACGTAGTGCCTGACAACTTACCTTTTGAACAAGCCTGTTTGACAGAACCATGCTCGGTAGCTTATAGTGCTGTAGTAATGAACTCCAACATACGCCCAGGTGATCGTGTAGTGGTTTTAGGACCAGGCACTATCGGTATTCTTTGTGCAGCCATGGCACAGCTTTGTGGTGCAGATGTAGCTTTGGTAGGTTTGCCAGGAGATGTGAAAAGACTGGAAATAGCTAAGCAATATGGCTTTGATACTATTATAGGTGACGCTTTACCATGGGCCACTGCGGCAGATGGACTAGGAGCAGATGTAATTATTGATGCCGCTGGAGTAAGTGCAACGTTAAAAATCGCAATGGATTTGGTTCGCCCAAATGGACAGATTACGAAAGTAGGTTGGGGACCACAGCCATTGAATTTTTCTATAGACCCATTGGTGCAGAAAAATGTTAGGCTGCAAGGAAGCTTTAGTCACAACTGGCCTATCTGGGAGAAGGTTTTGGCTCTTTTGACCAGCGGTAAGTTAGACGTAAAGCCTATCATAGGCGGAGTATGGACTACCTCAAATTGGCATGAAGCCTTTGAGCAAATGCACAGTGGAGCTGTTATCAAAAGTGTTTTAAAACCAGATTAAGCTTATGCGTTTAGCGAACAAAGTAATTTTAATAACTGGTGGCTACACGGGTATTGGCAAGGCTATTGCCCAAAAAGCAGTAAAAGAAGGTGCCAAGGTTTTGGTAAATGGTCTAGACGAAAAGTTTGGTCTAGAACTAGTTAAAGATTTAGGGACAGAAAACGCCACGAATCTAACTATAGACATCACAAAAAAAGAAGCACCCAAACTACTGATTGAACACGTCATTCAAAAATTTGGAAAACTGGATTGCATCGTAAATAATGCCGCCCAAATTGTATCTTCAACCATACAAAACACCCATTCTGAATTCCTTATTGATATTCTTAAAACCAATACCGTAGCCCCTCTAGCTATAATTCGAGAGGCTTTACCCTATCTTGAAAAAACAAAAGGCTGTGTTTTAAACATAGGCTCTATCAATGCATGGGGTGGTGAACCGGATTTATTGGCCTACAGTATTTCAAAAGGTGCATTGATGACCATGACTAGGAATTTAGGCGACAGCCTTTTTAGAGAAAATGGCGTCCGTGTTAATCAAATTAATCCAGGTTGGGTATTAACAGAAAACGAACAGAATAAGAAAAAGGCGGAAGGCATGAAAGATGATTGGTATAAAGATATACCAGCAATTTTTGCCCCTGCAAAACGTCTTTTTTCTCCGGAAGAAATAGCGGCTGCCGCTACTTTTTTGCTTTCCAACGAATGTGGCCCCATCAGTGCTCAAGTAATCGATTTAGAACAATTCCCTTTAATAGGGCGTAATCTTCCTAAAAACTGGCAAGGTTCGCATAATTAAAACTCAATATCAATGCCCAAATTAGCTGTATTTCCTAAAGCATATATGCAAGAACTCTGTAAAGATGGTACCATGAAGGTATCAGAATGGATAGAGTTAGC
This sequence is a window from Arcticibacterium luteifluviistationis. Protein-coding genes within it:
- a CDS encoding SDR family NAD(P)-dependent oxidoreductase; its protein translation is MRLANKVILITGGYTGIGKAIAQKAVKEGAKVLVNGLDEKFGLELVKDLGTENATNLTIDITKKEAPKLLIEHVIQKFGKLDCIVNNAAQIVSSTIQNTHSEFLIDILKTNTVAPLAIIREALPYLEKTKGCVLNIGSINAWGGEPDLLAYSISKGALMTMTRNLGDSLFRENGVRVNQINPGWVLTENEQNKKKAEGMKDDWYKDIPAIFAPAKRLFSPEEIAAAATFLLSNECGPISAQVIDLEQFPLIGRNLPKNWQGSHN
- a CDS encoding zinc-binding dehydrogenase; the protein is MNSIAVVNYSSKKGSVEIREVPKPIIGEDDVLLEVANVGVCGSDLHQWTADHSWHVNYPVVLGHEFGGHIIEVGKRVKGWEEGARVVSETAAIINPTSPLSRQGLYNLDPDRKGFGYGVNGAMTKYVKVPARCLHVVPDNLPFEQACLTEPCSVAYSAVVMNSNIRPGDRVVVLGPGTIGILCAAMAQLCGADVALVGLPGDVKRLEIAKQYGFDTIIGDALPWATAADGLGADVIIDAAGVSATLKIAMDLVRPNGQITKVGWGPQPLNFSIDPLVQKNVRLQGSFSHNWPIWEKVLALLTSGKLDVKPIIGGVWTTSNWHEAFEQMHSGAVIKSVLKPD